A window of the Procambarus clarkii isolate CNS0578487 chromosome 19, FALCON_Pclarkii_2.0, whole genome shotgun sequence genome harbors these coding sequences:
- the LOC123757612 gene encoding uncharacterized protein, producing the protein MSIKNAPFEMSEDLLRRALARYGRVDSIRACRYTTGDVKGLGNGYRTAKIVLHGNVPSSLALAGFTVCFSYRGQTRTCFKCGHVGHLAAACDTRLYDRVNVFRKADFPPLPESKDVSVVDGTPCVLAAAPVSAVGGVGVGVVGAADPPLLSASLPPPAPSPPPAPSPPPAPSPPPAPSPAPVSPEGCGVVPHVGEADVFPDRVLPGDLQPAVGSTGMPPAGGDSSDDQRPLSKRSQRTRSVSPPRGWAAECEDVNADDVMEGPVWPPLAPALPAAGASPPWEVAPSGRDLVVVLTKTVRQEASDPMPGGRGPGRCAFSLVPPGVKNRVNISTDLWLPLSVPWCSNP; encoded by the coding sequence ATGTCTATTAAGAATGCGCCTTTTGAAATGTCTGAGGATCTTCTCCGTCGGGCTCTTGCCAGGTATGGGCGCGTGGACTCTATTCGTGCCTGTAGATACACAACCGGGGACGTCAAGGGACTCGGTAATGGTTACAGAACGGCTAAGATTGTTCTTCATGGGAATGTGCCTTCTTCTCTTGCGCTTGCTGGCTTTACGGTCTGCTTCTCCTACCGTGGGCAGACTCGGACGTGTTTTAAATGTGGCCACGTTGgacatttggctgctgcatgcgaCACTCGGTTGTATGATCGGGTAAATGTGTTTCGTAAAGCGGATTTTCCTCCCTTGCCCGAGAGTAAGGATGTCTCGGTTGTGGATGGTACCCCTTGTGTGTTGGCTGCCGCTCCAGTAAGtgcggttggtggtgtgggtgtcggggTGGTGGGGGCTGCGGACCCGCCCCTGCTGTCGGCTTCCTTGCCTCCGCCGGCTCCGTCGCCTCCGCCAGCTCCTTCGCCTCCACCGGCTCCTTCACCTCCACCAGCCCCATCTCCAGCTCCTGTGTCGCCTGAAGGGTGTGGGGTTGTACCCCATGTGGGTGAGGCTGATGTTTTTCCGGATCGTGTGTTGCCCGGTGACTTACAGCCGGCCGTGGGCTCTACTGGGATGCCTCCTGCTGGGGGCGACAGTTCGGATGATCAGAGGCCTCTGTCCAAGCGTTCCCAGAGGACTAGGAGTGTGTCGCCCCCTCGTGGGTGGGCTGCAGAGTGTGAAGATGTGAATGCTGATGATGTGATGGAGGGGCCTGTGTGGCCTCCTTTGGCGCCTGCGttgcctgctgctggtgcctcccCTCCTTGGGAGGTTGCCCCTAGTGGTCGTGACCTCGTGGTGGTCCTCACGAAAACTGTGCGCCAGGAGGCCTCTGATCCTATGCCCGGTGGTAGGGGCCCTGGCAGGTGTGCGTTCTCTTTGGTTCCCCCTGGAGTGAAAAATCGTGTGAATATCAGTACGGACCTCTGGCTACCCTTGTCTGTCCCCTGGTGCTCGAACCCCTAG